From Triticum urartu cultivar G1812 chromosome 2, Tu2.1, whole genome shotgun sequence, a single genomic window includes:
- the LOC125540118 gene encoding ABC transporter B family member 19-like encodes MADPAADGKAEKMANGSAGCDAAAAGQGKKRADQAVAFHELFSFADRWDLALMALGTLGALAHGAAMPFFFLLFGDLINGFGKNQTDLRAMTDEVAKYALYFVYLGLVVCVASYAEIACWMYTGERQVIALRKAYLDAVLRQDVGFFDTDARTGDIVFGVSTDTLLVQDAIGEKVGNFMHYLATFFAGLVVGFVSAWRLALLSVAVIPAIAFAGGLYAYTLTGLTSKSRESYANAGVVAEQAIAQVRTVYSFVGESKALNSYSEAIQNTLKLGYKAGMAKGLGIGCTYGIACMSWALVFWYAGVFIRNGQSDGGKAFTAIFSAIVGGMSLGQAFSNLGAFSKGKIAGYKLLEVIRQKPSIVHDHKDGKLLAEVHGNIEFKDVTFSYPSRPDAMIFRDFSLFFPAGKTVAVVGGSGSGKSTVVALIERFYDPNEGQVLLDNVDIKTLQLRWLRDQIGLVNQEPALFATTIIENILYGKPDATMAEVEAAATASNAHSFISLLPNGYNTMVGERGIQLSGGQKQRIAIARAMLKDPKILLLDEATSALDADSENIVQEALDRLMVGRTTVIVAHRLCTIRNVNMIAVLQQGQVIETGTHDELLAKGTSGAYASLIRFQETARNRDLGAASTRRSRSMHLTSSLSTKSLSLRSGSLRNLSYQYSTGADGRIEMISSADNSLKYPAPRGYFFKLLKLNGPEWPYAVLGAIGSVLSGFIGPTFAIVMGEMLDVFYYQDPVEMEKKTKLYVFIYIGTGIYAVVAYLVQHYFFSIMGENLTTRVRRMMLSAILRNEVGWFDEEENNSSLVAARVAVDAADVKSAIAERISVILQNITSLMTSFIVGFIIEWRVAILILATFPLLVLANFAQQLSMKGFAGDTAKAHAKSSMVAGEGVSNIRTVAAFNAQNKVMSLFSHELRIPEEQILRRSQTAGLLYGLSQLCLYCSEALILWYGSHLVRSHGSTFSKVIKVFVVLVVTANSVAETVSLAPEIVRGGESIRSIFGILNRATRIEPDDPEAERVTTVRGDIELRHVDFSYPSRPDIEIFKDFNLKIQAGRSQALVGASGSGKSTVIALIERFYDPTGGKVMIDGKDIRRLNLKSLRRKIALVQQEPALFASSILENIAYGKEGATEEEVVEAAKTANVHAFVSQLPDGYRTAVGERGVQLSGGQKQRIAIARAVLKDPAILLLDEATSALDAESESVLQEALERLMKGRTTVLVAHRLSTIRGVDRIAVVQDGRIIEHGGHSELVARPEGAYSRLLQLQNHRN; translated from the exons ATGGCGGACCCGGCGGCGGACGGTAAGGCGGAGAAGATGGCGAACGGGTCGGCGGGGtgcgatgcggcggcggcggggcagggCAAGAAGCGGGCGGACCAGGCGGTGGCGTTCCACGAGCTCTTCTCCTTCGCCGACCGGTGGGACCTGGCGCTCATGGCGCTCGGCACCCTCGGCGCGCTGGCGCACGGCGCCGCCATGCccttcttcttcctgctcttcgGGGACCTCATCAACGGCTTCGGCAAGAACCAGACCGACCTCCGCGCCATGACCGACGAGGTCGCCAAG TACGCGCTCTACTTCGTCTACCTCGGACTGGTGGTCTGCGTCGCCTCCTACGCAG AGATCGCGTGCTGGATGTACACCGGGGAGCGGCAGGTGATCGCGCTCCGGAAGGCGTACCTGGACGCCGTGCTCCGGCAGGACGTGGGGTTCTTCGACACGGACGCGCGCACGGGGGACATCGTCTTCGGCGTCTCCACCGACACGCTGCTCGTGCAGGACGCCATCGGCGAGAAGGTGGGCAACTTCATGCACTACCTGGCCACCTTCTTCGCGGGGCTCGTCGTTGGCTTCGTCTCCGCGTGGCGGCTCGCGCTGCTCAGCGTCGCCGTCATCCCGGCCATCGCCTTCGCCGGCGGCCTCTACGCCTACACGCTCACCGGGCTCACCTCCAAGAGCCGCGAGTCCTACGCCAATGCCGGCGTCGTCGCAGAGCAG GCAATTGCGCAAGTTAGAACAGTCTACTCATTTGTTGGAGAGAGCAAAGCTCTCAATTCGTACTCTGAAGCAATCCAGAATACACTGAAGCTTGGTTACAAAGCCGGGATGGCAAAAGGTCTTGGTATTGGGTGCACTTACGGGATAGCGTGCATGTCATGGGCGCTAGTATTCTGGTATGCTGGTGTCTTCATCAGGAATGGGCAGAGCGACGGTGGCAAGGCCTTTACTGCAATCTTTTCTGCAATCGTTGGTGGCAT GAGTCTTGGCCAGGCATTCTCCAACCTTGGAGCGTTCAGCAAAGGGAAGATTGCCGGATACAAACTGTTGGAGGTCATTCGCCAGAAACCCTCCATAGTTCATGATCATAAGGATGGCAAGTTGTTGGCGGAGGTCCACGGAAATATTGAGTTCAAGGATGTTACTTTCAGTTATCCATCAAGGCCTGATGCCATGATCTTTCGGGATTTCTCTCTGTTCTTTCCTGCTGGGAAAACTGTTGCAGTTGTTGGAGGCAGTGGGTCTGGAAAGAGCACTGTCGTGGCTTTGATAGAAAGGTTCTATGATCCTAATGAAG GCCAGGTTTTGCTGGACAATGTTGATATCAAGACACTTCAATTGAGGTGGCTGAGGGATCAAATTGGACTAGTAAACCAAGAACCTGCCCTTTTTGCAACTACTATCATTGAGAATATACTTTATGGAAAACCTGATGCCACAATGGCAGAAGTTGAGGCTGCAGCAACTGCATCCAATGCTCATAGTTTCATCTCTCTCCTGCCCAATGGATACAACACAATG GTTGGGGAGCGAGGAATTCAGCTATCTGGTGGTCAGAAACAGCGTATTGCGATTGCTCGTGCTATGCTGAAGGACCCCAAGATACTGCTCCTTGATGAAGCTACCAGTGCTTTAGACGCAGACTCAGAGAACATTGTGCAAGAAGCTCTAGACCGCCTGATGGTTGGGAGGACTACCGTAATTGTTGCGCACCGTCTGTGCACCATCAGAAATGTAAACATGATCGCGGTGTTACAACAAGGCCAAGTTATTGAGACTGGGACACATGATGAACTTTTAGCAAAGGGAACCTCCGGAGCATATGCCTCCCTGATCCGTTTTCAGGAAACGGCACGTAACAGAGATCTTGGTGCTGCCTCTACCCGTAGGTCGCGCTCGATGCACTTGACTAGCTCTCTGTCCACCAAATCTCTGAGCCTCAGGTCGGGAAGTTTACGGAACCTGAGCTATCAGTACAGCACTGGAGCAGATGGGCGCATCGAGATGATCTCAAGCGCAGATAATAGCCTCAAATACCCAGCACCACGTGGTTACTTTTTCAAGCTCCTAAAACTGAATGGTCCTGAATGGCCGTATGCGGTGTTGGGTGCTATTGGTTCTGTTCTATCTGGATTCATTGGTCCAACATTCGCCATTGTTATGGGTGAAATGCTTGATGTGTTCTACTACCAGGACCCCGTTGAAATGGAGAAGAAGACAAAACTTTATGTGTTCATCTATATTGGCACAGGCATATACGCCGTAGTTGCTTATCTTGTGCAGCATTACTTCTTCAGCATAATGGGAGAAAATCTTACAACCAGAGTTAGGAGGATGATGCTGTCTG CGATACTTAGGAACGAAGTTGGTTGGTTTGATGAAGAAGAAAACAACTCTAGTCTCGTGGCTGCTCGTGTAGCAGTTGATGCGGCTGATGTGAAGTCGGCGATAGCTGAGAGGATATCAGTTATACTGCAGAACATAACATCCCTGATGACATCTTTCATCGTCGGTTTTATCATTGAGTGGAGAGTGGCGATCCTTATTCTGGCCACTTTCCCTCTTCTTGTGCTTGCCAACTTTGCTCAG CAACTTTCGATGAAGGGCTTTGCTGGTGACACAGCAAAAGCACACGCCAAGAGCAGCATGGTTGCCGGTGAAGGCGTGAGCAACATCCGCACCGTGGCGGCCTTCAACGCTCAGAACAAGGTCATGTCTCTCTTCAGCCATGAGCTGCGCATACCAGAGGAGCAGATCCTGCGCCGCAGCCAGACCGCGGGCCTTCTGTACGGCCTCTCGCAGCTCTGCCTCTACTGCTCGGAAGCGCTCATTCTCTGGTACGGTTCTCATCTGGTGCGGTCACATGGGTCGACCTTCTCCAAGGTCATCAAGGTCTTCGTCGTCCTTGTCGTGACCGCCAACTCCGTCGCCGAGACGGTCAGCCTTGCACCAGAGATCGTCCGTGGTGGCGAATCTATCCGATCCATCTTCGGCATCCTCAACAGGGCGACGAGGATCGAGCCCGATGACCCGGAGGCAGAGCGGGTCACCACTGTTCGCGGCGACATTGAGCTGCGGCATGTCGACTTCTCGTATCCGTCTCGCCCTGACATTGAGATATTCAAGGATTTCAACCTGAAGATCCAGGCCGGGCGCAGCCAGGCTCTGGTGGGAGCTAGTGGTTCTGGTAAGAGCACCGTCATTGCGCTCATCGAGCGGTTCTACGACCCGACAGGGGGCAAGGTGATGATCGACGGCAAGGACATCCGGAGGCTGAACCTCAAGTCCCTGCGGCGCAAGATCGCGCTGGTGCAGCAGGAGCCGGCGCTCTTCGCCTCCAGCATCCTGGAGAACATCGCGTACGGCAAGGAAGGCGcgacggaggaggaggtggtcgaGGCGGCCAAGACGGCCAACGTGCACGCGTTCGTGAGCCAGCTCCCCGACGGGTACCGGACGGCGGTGGGCGAGAGGGGCGTGCAGCTGTCGGGCGGGCAGAAGCAGCGCATCGCCATCGCCAGGGCGGTGCTCAAGGACCCGGCCATCCTGCTGCTGGACGAGGCGACGAGCGCGCTGGACGCCGAGTCGGAGAGCGTGCTGCAGGAGGCGTTGGAGCGGCTGATGAAGGGGCGGACGACGGTGCTGGTGGCGCACCGGCTGTCGACGATCCGCGGCGTGGACCGCATCGCCGTGGTGCAGGACGGGCGCATCATCGAGCATGGCGGGCACTCGGAGCTCGTGGCGCGGCCCGAGGGGGCCTACTCGCGGCTGCTGCAGCTGCAGAACCACCGCAACTGA